Proteins encoded by one window of Salinigranum rubrum:
- a CDS encoding class I SAM-dependent methyltransferase, producing MAERAETRDAWTEIAPAFDEFVTPSNIPIAEEALQLVGLRRDMRVLDVAAGSGALSIPAARAGAEVVATDISPAMVERLEARAREEELPNLEAHVMDGQDLDLEDDTFDVAGSQFGVMLFPDLSQGLSELARVTKPGGRVLLVTMGPPSEIEFLGFFLEAVKSVVPGFVGLPMDPPPLPFQVSDPETLREKLVDSGLTDIRIETTNHRLQFESGAQMWDWVTASNPIGAEMVADLTTEQTAAVQKSLDAKLRERAGGSGPAVLNNPVNIAIGTK from the coding sequence ATGGCCGAACGAGCGGAGACCCGGGACGCATGGACCGAAATCGCACCGGCGTTTGACGAGTTCGTCACGCCATCGAACATACCCATCGCGGAGGAGGCCCTCCAGCTAGTAGGGCTCCGCCGGGACATGCGGGTGCTGGATGTCGCGGCCGGGAGTGGTGCGTTGAGCATTCCCGCGGCTCGTGCAGGCGCAGAAGTGGTGGCTACGGACATTTCTCCTGCCATGGTCGAGCGGCTCGAAGCACGGGCGCGTGAAGAAGAACTCCCTAACCTGGAGGCCCATGTCATGGATGGGCAGGACCTTGACCTCGAGGATGACACCTTCGACGTCGCCGGCTCACAGTTCGGCGTCATGCTGTTTCCCGACCTTTCACAGGGGCTGAGCGAACTGGCGCGTGTTACCAAGCCCGGTGGTCGCGTGTTACTCGTCACGATGGGGCCGCCATCCGAGATCGAGTTCCTCGGGTTCTTCCTCGAGGCAGTCAAATCCGTCGTCCCCGGTTTCGTCGGCCTCCCGATGGATCCGCCGCCGTTACCGTTCCAGGTATCGGATCCCGAGACACTGCGCGAGAAACTTGTTGATTCAGGATTGACAGATATCCGCATAGAGACCACGAACCATCGGTTGCAGTTCGAATCCGGTGCGCAGATGTGGGACTGGGTGACCGCCAGCAATCCGATTGGGGCGGAGATGGTCGCCGATCTAACGACGGAACAGACAGCCGCGGTCCAGAAGTCGCTGGATGCCAAGCTGCGTGAGCGGGCTGGAGGAAGCGGCCCTGCTGTGTTGAACAACCCGGTGAACATCGCCATTGGGACGAAGTGA
- a CDS encoding helix-turn-helix transcriptional regulator, translating into MGAAIEEIDFLARSNHRVGVLEELTAGVRERRELRAATGASTPTMSRILSDFEDRRWVVRDGPTYELTPLGEFVAERFLDFREAMEIERKLRDVWQWLPREMEGFSVDLFADAVVSYPGPGYPYEPIERLTHLIEGTTRMRGFDSIVFKSINNETVCQAVLDGMELEYVYSPTALEQTFAWNPERVMEAASCEHCRVYVHDALPDRSRCGLGIVDDRAGICCHDPETGALTAVIDTDDPAAREWAISTFERVRDEARPVEPQASETLVSSDPHS; encoded by the coding sequence ATGGGTGCAGCCATCGAAGAGATCGACTTTCTCGCCCGATCGAACCACCGCGTTGGTGTACTGGAGGAACTGACCGCTGGTGTCCGTGAACGGCGGGAGCTTCGTGCTGCGACGGGAGCCTCGACACCGACTATGAGTCGGATTCTCTCTGACTTCGAAGACCGCCGATGGGTCGTCCGGGACGGGCCCACCTACGAACTGACACCACTGGGCGAGTTCGTGGCCGAACGGTTTCTCGATTTCCGAGAAGCGATGGAAATCGAGCGCAAACTGCGCGACGTCTGGCAATGGCTCCCCCGAGAGATGGAGGGGTTCTCCGTTGACCTCTTCGCCGATGCGGTGGTCTCCTACCCCGGACCGGGCTACCCGTACGAACCGATCGAGCGCCTGACCCACCTGATCGAGGGAACCACTCGAATGCGGGGGTTCGACAGTATTGTGTTCAAATCGATCAACAACGAGACGGTCTGCCAGGCCGTTCTCGACGGGATGGAACTCGAATACGTCTACTCGCCGACCGCGCTCGAGCAGACGTTCGCTTGGAACCCCGAACGTGTCATGGAGGCCGCCTCCTGTGAACACTGCCGCGTGTACGTCCACGACGCGCTCCCCGACAGATCCCGGTGCGGGCTGGGCATCGTCGACGACCGCGCCGGCATTTGCTGTCACGATCCGGAAACTGGGGCCCTGACCGCGGTTATCGATACGGACGACCCGGCGGCCCGAGAGTGGGCCATTTCGACCTTCGAACGCGTCCGCGACGAGGCGAGACCGGTCGAGCCCCAGGCGTCCGAGACACTCGTCTCATCGGACCCTCACTCGTAG
- a CDS encoding formate/nitrite transporter family protein, producing the protein MRDSERTVSDRDHEHPSNNDIPVTGEVVPDLFSSDQVFQRIVADADHEITSGLRELFFAAVAGGFAITITYLLYASMSAATESALAAVLLYPIGFIYIIIGGYQLYTENTLPPVALTLERLASVPALFRHWLVVLAGNFTGGAIGAVVLAYGGVFSPEAAAVAVDLAEKGIETPVTALFFKAAFAGLIVAGVVWMNFAARDTVSRVLIVYLAFLAIPLGNLFHVVVSFTESVYLMLVGGPGMITALTEFVLPVLLGNTLGGIVLVTIVNYYQTSERRLEIERFEHVRRLSTREWVLGSLAGRSYVPVVDTLGEFVRDPDSFRILVPVANPRTEAPIIEFACALASGHEKSTVHAVHIVQIPSRIPMESDGRHGHGRITRESARLMADIERRVEGYDVEFETSTIVSSRSFEEVFDRARRTRPDLVVIGWGDHRLWNAARAERPLDELTNRLPCDFLVIKNGELDTSRVLLPTAGGPDSDLSAEIARTLQSTTDAEVSLLHVVDSGEREAGEAFLTEWATERGLGDATLLVDDSRDVEAAIEHAAADHTLVLIGATERGLLSRLVTDSLHLDVINEVDASVVLAERPSDRPLRDRLFGRGRREKRGQS; encoded by the coding sequence ATGAGGGACTCCGAACGAACGGTGTCAGATCGGGATCATGAACACCCTTCTAACAACGACATCCCCGTCACCGGTGAGGTTGTCCCGGATCTGTTCTCCTCCGATCAGGTGTTCCAACGGATCGTCGCCGACGCGGACCACGAGATCACGTCGGGCCTTCGCGAACTCTTCTTCGCCGCTGTCGCCGGCGGGTTCGCGATCACGATCACCTATCTGCTGTACGCCTCGATGTCTGCCGCGACCGAAAGCGCACTCGCCGCCGTCCTGTTGTACCCGATCGGCTTCATCTACATCATCATCGGCGGCTACCAGTTGTACACCGAGAACACGCTCCCGCCGGTGGCGCTGACACTGGAACGCCTGGCCAGCGTTCCCGCGCTCTTTCGACACTGGCTGGTCGTGCTCGCGGGCAACTTCACCGGCGGGGCGATCGGTGCCGTCGTGCTCGCCTACGGGGGAGTCTTCAGCCCCGAGGCGGCGGCAGTCGCCGTCGACCTCGCCGAAAAGGGCATCGAGACGCCGGTGACAGCCCTCTTTTTCAAAGCTGCCTTCGCCGGCCTGATCGTCGCGGGTGTCGTCTGGATGAACTTCGCGGCTCGTGACACCGTCTCTCGGGTTCTCATCGTGTACCTCGCCTTCCTGGCGATACCGCTCGGAAACCTCTTTCACGTCGTCGTCTCGTTCACCGAGTCCGTCTATCTGATGCTCGTCGGCGGCCCGGGGATGATCACGGCGCTGACGGAGTTCGTCCTCCCGGTGCTGCTCGGTAACACACTCGGCGGTATCGTGCTGGTCACCATCGTCAACTACTATCAGACCAGCGAGCGGCGTCTCGAGATCGAACGGTTCGAGCACGTTCGTCGCCTCTCGACGAGGGAGTGGGTGCTCGGCAGTCTCGCGGGCCGGTCGTACGTACCGGTCGTCGACACGCTCGGGGAGTTCGTCCGCGACCCCGACTCCTTCCGAATCCTGGTTCCGGTTGCGAACCCGCGAACGGAGGCCCCGATCATCGAGTTTGCCTGCGCGCTCGCGAGCGGTCACGAGAAGAGTACGGTTCACGCGGTTCACATCGTCCAGATCCCCTCTCGGATACCGATGGAATCCGACGGCCGCCACGGCCACGGCCGGATCACTCGCGAGTCGGCCCGCCTCATGGCGGACATCGAACGGCGCGTCGAGGGATACGACGTCGAGTTCGAGACCTCGACGATCGTCTCTTCACGCTCCTTCGAGGAGGTGTTCGACCGCGCGCGCCGGACTCGACCCGACCTCGTCGTGATCGGGTGGGGCGACCATCGACTGTGGAACGCCGCCCGCGCCGAACGTCCCCTCGACGAGCTGACCAACCGCTTGCCTTGTGACTTCCTCGTCATCAAAAACGGGGAACTTGACACCTCTCGCGTGCTGTTGCCGACGGCCGGTGGGCCCGACTCGGATCTCTCGGCCGAGATCGCACGGACGCTCCAGTCGACGACCGACGCCGAGGTGTCGTTGCTCCACGTCGTCGACTCCGGCGAGCGTGAAGCCGGCGAAGCGTTCCTCACCGAGTGGGCGACCGAGCGGGGTCTCGGTGACGCGACACTGCTCGTCGACGACTCCCGCGACGTCGAGGCGGCGATCGAGCATGCGGCTGCCGATCACACGCTCGTGCTCATCGGTGCGACAGAGCGGGGGCTTCTCTCGCGTCTCGTCACGGATTCGTTGCACCTCGACGTCATCAACGAGGTCGACGCCTCCGTGGTACTGGCAGAACGCCCCTCCGATCGACCGTTGAGAGATCGGCTGTTCGGACGCGGTCGACGCGAGAAGCGGGGACAGTCGTGA
- a CDS encoding glycosyltransferase family 39 protein, with amino-acid sequence MGRSGATPAPTGGETTMTERGMPAGVSDERSSPLTEGITPVRPIDRADLPWLGLGLGAGLLTVVVYLATNPYPAYGAGLYTQIAEQISSHGYGLPPRIPGYTADGVPFAYPPLQYYVLAALLDLGADPVTVARLLPSVGMLASLVPMYLFAREYTGSRPAGTAASVAVAMNPQLVQWHLSAGGVVRAFAFLYALTAIYAGYRVFETGSKRAIGLGVVAFGATLLAHPTYALFVVVSYLSLWMARDRSVAGFVRGAVVGFGGLAIASPWLVWVVTTHGLDVFVAAGGTHGGVGGGVATILDGVSFALLPILGAVYLYIVRRDVFLLGWTVTAELLFAQPRFVFTTGALVLAAVAVDLGNRVQSVDTRVATTVDARTILVGACLLVGITSGGAYLAHEMTLTTDPSTPEFLDSESLDAMTWIASETPPDATFVVVGDAAEWLPALTDRTLLIGPWGVEWRGSGPYERQLAAYEAVSRCQSAACVESVTTSIDASPEYVYLPKGQYTIRGKSAAQFGTLERSFERSPSWTRVYENDGVVVYRTAD; translated from the coding sequence GTGGGGCGGTCAGGTGCAACTCCGGCTCCCACTGGAGGCGAAACGACGATGACTGAGAGGGGTATGCCAGCTGGCGTCTCGGACGAACGCTCATCCCCACTCACGGAGGGAATCACACCTGTCCGTCCGATCGACCGTGCTGATCTCCCCTGGCTCGGACTCGGCCTTGGAGCAGGACTTCTTACTGTAGTTGTCTACCTCGCGACCAATCCGTATCCAGCCTACGGTGCCGGGCTCTACACACAGATTGCCGAGCAGATTAGCTCCCACGGGTACGGTCTGCCACCACGAATACCGGGATACACCGCGGATGGTGTTCCGTTTGCCTATCCGCCACTGCAGTATTACGTGCTTGCCGCCCTGCTCGACCTCGGTGCCGATCCTGTGACAGTGGCGCGTTTGCTCCCGTCGGTCGGAATGCTGGCGTCACTCGTGCCGATGTACCTCTTCGCTCGCGAGTACACGGGGTCGCGACCCGCAGGGACAGCGGCGAGTGTCGCCGTGGCGATGAACCCCCAACTGGTCCAATGGCATCTCTCGGCCGGCGGTGTCGTTCGCGCGTTCGCCTTCCTGTACGCGCTGACCGCCATCTATGCCGGCTATCGCGTGTTCGAGACGGGATCGAAACGTGCGATTGGCCTCGGGGTCGTTGCTTTCGGTGCGACGCTGCTCGCACACCCGACGTACGCGCTGTTCGTCGTCGTGAGTTATCTATCCCTGTGGATGGCTCGTGATCGCTCCGTGGCGGGGTTCGTTCGTGGAGCGGTCGTCGGGTTCGGTGGTCTCGCAATCGCGTCCCCCTGGCTCGTGTGGGTGGTCACGACGCATGGGCTCGACGTATTTGTCGCTGCGGGCGGCACACATGGCGGTGTCGGGGGTGGCGTCGCGACCATCCTCGACGGCGTATCGTTTGCACTTCTCCCGATCCTCGGTGCAGTGTATCTGTACATCGTACGCCGGGACGTCTTCCTCCTCGGATGGACCGTTACTGCCGAACTGTTGTTCGCACAGCCACGGTTCGTCTTCACGACGGGTGCACTCGTCTTAGCTGCTGTCGCCGTCGATCTCGGGAATCGAGTTCAGTCGGTCGATACGCGAGTCGCAACGACTGTCGACGCCAGGACGATTCTCGTTGGGGCTTGTCTCCTCGTCGGAATTACCAGCGGTGGAGCGTATCTCGCTCACGAAATGACGCTCACGACCGACCCTTCGACGCCAGAGTTCTTGGACTCGGAATCACTCGACGCGATGACGTGGATCGCCTCCGAGACGCCGCCGGATGCCACGTTCGTCGTCGTCGGTGACGCCGCTGAGTGGCTCCCAGCGCTCACGGACCGCACGCTCTTGATCGGGCCGTGGGGTGTCGAATGGCGTGGTTCGGGGCCATACGAACGGCAGTTGGCCGCCTACGAAGCTGTCTCGCGGTGTCAGAGTGCTGCCTGTGTCGAATCAGTGACGACATCGATCGACGCCTCGCCGGAGTACGTGTATCTTCCAAAGGGTCAGTACACGATACGTGGGAAATCGGCCGCCCAGTTCGGGACCCTCGAGCGGTCGTTCGAACGGTCGCCGTCGTGGACACGAGTGTACGAAAACGACGGGGTGGTGGTGTATCGAACGGCTGACTGA
- a CDS encoding aryl-sulfate sulfotransferase: MTGDPSVEQAFRNGDRTPVVAPRESTTVVATDSNAFVTDENDAPRAQAELVAFAPDGSIYYYENEHTRYWDVDPVAGTNATVEFVFADHLDSEECDGTVCTRNGVQRVNLTTGERATVYSRVTPSKHSTRWHDVDRIDEDRLLIADIARDRVFIVNTTTELVAWEWDAQTDYDVESGGPFPEDWTHLNDVEYVQIDGRETVMVSLRNQDQVVFIDTERGLREEWTLGSDGDHETLYEQHNPDYIPPERGDRHFWLRTRRTDASWSINATKESGSSLGRGPTTDFSGPGTPTASRTDIHLSPTPTATESSKSIAKGKSSGLPRLVFRTKRNASARATRVPAARVLPRLNSPRGRSHQQTVQARERSQFGPRRRSLTRYRTCSHGGSASSKWVRL, from the coding sequence GTGACAGGAGATCCGTCGGTCGAGCAGGCGTTTCGGAACGGAGACCGAACTCCCGTCGTCGCCCCACGTGAGTCCACGACAGTCGTCGCAACCGACTCGAACGCGTTCGTCACCGACGAGAACGACGCACCGCGGGCGCAAGCAGAACTCGTCGCGTTTGCACCTGATGGGAGCATCTACTACTACGAGAACGAGCATACGCGGTACTGGGACGTCGACCCCGTCGCAGGGACCAACGCGACCGTCGAGTTCGTCTTCGCGGACCATCTCGACTCCGAGGAGTGTGACGGAACGGTCTGTACGCGCAATGGGGTTCAGCGAGTCAATCTCACCACCGGCGAACGAGCGACCGTGTACAGTCGAGTTACGCCTAGCAAACACTCGACCCGGTGGCACGACGTCGACCGGATCGACGAGGACCGACTCTTGATCGCCGATATCGCGCGGGACCGGGTCTTCATCGTCAACACGACGACCGAGTTGGTCGCGTGGGAGTGGGACGCACAGACCGATTACGATGTCGAGAGTGGCGGTCCGTTCCCCGAAGACTGGACTCACCTCAACGATGTCGAATACGTCCAAATCGATGGCCGAGAGACGGTCATGGTGAGCCTTCGGAATCAGGATCAGGTCGTTTTCATCGATACCGAGCGTGGCCTGCGCGAGGAGTGGACGCTCGGAAGCGACGGCGACCACGAGACCCTCTACGAGCAGCACAACCCGGATTACATTCCGCCAGAACGTGGGGACCGGCACTTCTGGTTGCGGACTCGGAGAACGGACGCGTCGTGGAGTATCAACGCGACGAAGGAAAGTGGGTCCAGTCTTGGACGTGGACCGACGACCGACTTCAGTGGCCCCGGGACGCCGACCGCCTCCCGAACGGACATACACTTATCACCGACTCCAACGGCGACCGAGTCCTCGAAATCGATCGCGAAGGGGAAATCGTCTGGACTGCCTCGATTGGTTTTCCGTACGAAGCGGAACGCCTCGGCACGGGCGACGAGAGTACCGGCGGCGAGAGTACTGCCTCGCTTGAACTCTCCTCGCGGCAGGTCACATCAACAGACGGTTCAAGCGAGGGAGCGCTCGCAGTTCGGCCCCCGCCGAAGATCGCTAACGCGATATCGTACCTGTTCCCACGGTGGGTCGGCCTCCTCGAAATGGGTGCGCTTGTGA
- a CDS encoding metal-dependent hydrolase: MIGYTIVSVMREPAPIVGVVGAIFPDIDLLFAPAWSFPLVHRGITHTPLCGAVVVVSIWSWRRSRPHPSSLSLFSTAVTLGYGSHLIVDSFTASGVPWLYR; this comes from the coding sequence ATGATCGGTTACACCATCGTCTCGGTCATGCGAGAGCCCGCCCCGATTGTTGGTGTCGTTGGTGCGATTTTTCCGGACATCGACCTGCTGTTCGCACCGGCTTGGTCGTTCCCACTCGTTCATCGTGGGATCACGCATACGCCGCTGTGTGGCGCTGTGGTCGTCGTTTCTATCTGGTCGTGGCGACGTTCGCGACCACACCCATCGTCTCTCTCTCTGTTCTCGACGGCCGTCACGCTCGGCTACGGTTCGCATCTCATCGTGGATTCGTTCACTGCCAGTGGTGTCCCGTGGCTGTACCGATAA